A region from the Parasphingopyxis sp. CP4 genome encodes:
- a CDS encoding NUDIX hydrolase — translation MSTDSSEERETHWAGNYLAIHQEGRWEYVSRVRGIGAAVILAIDSDKTGDHVILVEQYRVPLRASCIELPAGLVGDDTAGEAAAEAAGRELEEETGYRAGHLENLGRFCSSPGMTSETFTLLKATDLTKVGAGGGTEDENITVHRVALAEIAEFIAQQRDAGSIIDVRIVMLLSAGWL, via the coding sequence TTGTCGACAGACAGTAGCGAAGAGCGCGAGACCCACTGGGCCGGCAACTATCTTGCGATCCATCAAGAGGGTCGCTGGGAGTATGTGAGCCGCGTGCGCGGCATTGGCGCCGCCGTCATTCTCGCCATCGATAGCGATAAGACGGGTGACCATGTCATCCTGGTCGAACAATATCGCGTGCCTCTGCGCGCCAGTTGCATTGAGCTGCCCGCAGGCCTGGTTGGCGACGATACGGCCGGTGAGGCAGCTGCAGAGGCCGCCGGGCGAGAGCTAGAGGAAGAAACCGGCTACCGGGCCGGGCATCTCGAAAATCTCGGGCGCTTCTGCTCTTCGCCGGGGATGACGAGTGAGACCTTCACCCTGCTCAAGGCCACTGACCTAACCAAGGTCGGTGCCGGTGGCGGCACAGAGGACGAGAATATCACGGTGCACAGAGTAGCGCTTGCCGAGATCGCTGAATTCATCGCGCAACAGCGAGATGCCGGATCCATTATCGATGTGCGCATCGTCATGCTTCTCAGCGCCGGCTGGTTGTAG
- a CDS encoding TPM domain-containing protein: protein MTRTMAAMMGATALTMTLAGCSGEADTADTEGSEAAASEEAAEHGDYITDESGQLAEEIGDEAIANVNERLASKHEESGRDIHFLIVDSTDGEDSDTAAAAARSETDADAMIYIAVNQQEIAVVGENIDTQEGEGAANAIITAFDNGNFENGMMNGIMATEMHMED, encoded by the coding sequence ATGACGAGAACAATGGCAGCAATGATGGGCGCGACAGCGCTGACAATGACTTTGGCAGGATGCAGCGGTGAAGCAGATACAGCGGACACCGAAGGCAGCGAAGCCGCAGCAAGTGAAGAGGCAGCCGAACACGGCGATTACATTACCGATGAATCTGGCCAGTTGGCGGAAGAGATCGGTGACGAAGCGATTGCCAATGTTAATGAACGGCTTGCGTCAAAGCATGAAGAAAGCGGACGCGACATCCATTTCTTGATTGTCGATTCAACCGATGGCGAGGATAGTGATACAGCGGCTGCCGCAGCGCGATCCGAAACCGATGCCGACGCGATGATTTACATTGCAGTCAATCAGCAGGAAATTGCCGTGGTTGGCGAGAATATTGATACGCAAGAAGGCGAAGGCGCCGCCAACGCGATCATCACAGCCTTTGACAATGGCAATTTCGAGAACGGCATGATGAACGGCATCATGGCCACCGAAATGCATATGGAAGACTGA
- a CDS encoding TPM domain-containing protein, whose product MKFMSTLPAAAISAALILAACSEGEATAQAEDSESAAEDASEETPEVHDAAGYAEDETGGLIDAAIVEELNTKLLSYHASSGRDVHVVLGMSTDGRDVEEVAEEMRAERDADALIYVAGSDQALAIVGEALGDTAVGEAELAMIAHFEENELSEGLNAGIDAVIADLGQ is encoded by the coding sequence ATGAAGTTTATGTCCACGCTCCCCGCCGCCGCGATCAGTGCGGCGCTTATCCTCGCGGCTTGCAGTGAAGGCGAAGCCACGGCGCAGGCAGAAGATAGCGAAAGCGCAGCCGAAGACGCGAGCGAAGAAACACCCGAGGTGCACGACGCAGCCGGCTATGCGGAAGATGAAACCGGTGGCCTGATCGATGCAGCCATCGTCGAAGAACTGAATACCAAGCTGCTCAGCTATCATGCCAGCAGCGGGCGGGACGTCCATGTGGTTCTCGGCATGAGCACGGACGGGCGCGATGTCGAAGAAGTCGCAGAAGAGATGCGCGCCGAACGCGATGCAGATGCACTGATCTATGTGGCAGGAAGCGATCAGGCGCTGGCCATTGTCGGCGAGGCGCTTGGTGACACCGCAGTGGGCGAAGCTGAGCTCGCAATGATTGCGCATTTTGAGGAAAATGAGCTGTCGGAAGGCCTGAATGCGGGCATCGACGCGGTCATTGCCGATCTCGGCCAATAG
- the mscL gene encoding large conductance mechanosensitive channel protein MscL: MFGEFRDFVTRGNVIDLAVAVIIGGAFATITTSLTEDIIMPVVGWIFGGADLSTLFIRLGDIPVDYAGSPEDYAALKEAGVAMIGLGAFITVIINFIILAFVIFLMVRQANKMMAKKEAEEAEEDTGPSEIDLLTEIRDALKKE; the protein is encoded by the coding sequence ATGTTCGGTGAGTTCAGAGATTTTGTGACGCGTGGCAATGTGATCGACCTGGCGGTCGCAGTTATTATCGGTGGCGCTTTTGCGACGATCACCACATCGCTGACCGAAGACATTATCATGCCGGTCGTCGGCTGGATCTTTGGCGGGGCTGACCTTTCCACCCTGTTCATCCGCTTGGGCGATATCCCGGTGGACTATGCGGGATCGCCCGAAGACTATGCCGCGCTCAAGGAAGCCGGCGTGGCGATGATCGGCCTCGGCGCGTTCATCACTGTCATCATCAACTTCATCATCCTGGCTTTTGTCATCTTCCTGATGGTGCGCCAGGCGAACAAGATGATGGCCAAGAAAGAAGCCGAAGAAGCCGAGGAAGATACCGGCCCCAGCGAAATCGACCTGTTGACCGAGATCCGCGACGCTCTGAAAAAGGAATAA